One genomic segment of Thermoproteales archaeon includes these proteins:
- a CDS encoding HD family hydrolase produces MNVREIIDTVASLKNLPRTGWVLRGVSQAEAENVAEHSFESASLALVIATKLKEKGVEVNVYKAVTIALIHDWAESLVGDIPLWTTIRLRDKKNMVEEEAFEHFAFAKKLFEEYSEAKTLEGLIARISDVLATYLQACRYIKIGYSDVEEIKTSTYNKIIELTERNQLLKNIIDEFLK; encoded by the coding sequence ATGAACGTCAGGGAAATTATAGATACCGTTGCAAGCCTTAAAAACCTGCCTCGTACTGGATGGGTTTTAAGAGGGGTTTCGCAAGCAGAAGCTGAAAACGTGGCCGAGCATAGCTTCGAATCGGCGTCACTAGCGTTGGTTATAGCTACAAAGTTGAAAGAGAAGGGGGTTGAAGTAAACGTTTACAAGGCTGTAACTATAGCGTTGATCCATGATTGGGCGGAATCTTTGGTCGGCGATATACCATTATGGACTACGATTAGATTAAGGGATAAAAAGAACATGGTTGAAGAGGAAGCCTTTGAACATTTTGCCTTTGCAAAAAAACTATTTGAAGAATACAGTGAAGCTAAAACTCTTGAAGGATTAATAGCCAGAATCTCCGATGTTCTGGCAACATACCTGCAAGCATGCAGATATATTAAAATAGGATACTCTGATGTCGAGGAAATTAAGACGTCAACCTACAACAAAATTATCGAATTAACAGAGCGCAACCAGCTTTTAAAAAATATTATCGATGAATTTCTGAAATAA